The genomic stretch GCGAACTTGGAGGCGTTGTAGCCGCCTCCGCCCTCGTAGGGGGTGTGCCCGGCGATCGAGGTGACGGTCACGATGTCGGCGGAGGAGCCGCCCTCCTCGATCCCCGCGCGCAGCAGCGGGAGCAGCGCGCTGATGACCAGCTTGACCGCGAGCACGTTGATCTCGAACATGCGACGCCAGTCCTCGGGGTCAGCCGTCTCGATCGGATCGAGTCCGAGCGCGATGCCCGCGTTGTTCACCAGGGCGTGCACGGGCCCTGACGCGGCGAGATGGTCGCGCAGCGCGTCGACCTGGGCAGCGTCGGTGAGGTCGGCGACAAAGAACCCGGCGCCGGTCTCGGCGGCGAGCGCCTCCAGACGGTTGCGACGGCGCGCGACAGCGACAACCTCCCAGCCGTGCTGCCGGAACAGGCGAACCGTCGCCGCTCCGATCCCTGAACTCGCTCCTGTTACCACAACGCGTCGACCCACGCCCGTTTCCTTCCGTCACGCCTCGGACACCGTCGACCCTGTCGTCGCACCCCCACGCTAGTCTGGCCGCGTGCCGCCCGCCGACTCGGC from Rathayibacter rathayi encodes the following:
- a CDS encoding SDR family oxidoreductase codes for the protein MGRRVVVTGASSGIGAATVRLFRQHGWEVVAVARRRNRLEALAAETGAGFFVADLTDAAQVDALRDHLAASGPVHALVNNAGIALGLDPIETADPEDWRRMFEINVLAVKLVISALLPLLRAGIEEGGSSADIVTVTSIAGHTPYEGGGGYNASKFAAHALVGVLRLELAGEPIRVIEIAPGMVATDEFALLRFRGDRELADAVYAGVTDPLVAADVAAAIVSAVELPAHVNLDLVTIKPVAQAAAHKVTRRPLAPRA